The proteins below are encoded in one region of Amycolatopsis acidiphila:
- a CDS encoding DUF445 domain-containing protein produces the protein MEQTTLADPPGGLADEQAKRRGLRKMKLVALSFLVGATVVFALTSWAEAAGWSGWVGYVRAAAEAGMVGALADWFAVTALFRHPLRIPIPHTAIIPHKKNALGSSLGDFVGANFLSEQVVRDKLRRAEISRRLGEWLSQPDNAERVTSELATVVRGLVTVLRDEDVQAVMEQAVVRRVVDQPWGPPLGKLLEQVFADGAHYKLVDLMCDRSYEWVRDNHATVLRVVSERAPTWSPKFVDAMLADKVYGEVLSFAWAVKTDVNHPMRLALDKFLGEFAQDLQKDADTMARAEQVKQQILEHPDVQKLIGSAWTTAKGMLLAAAEDPSSELRRRVREGLCSLGERLITDEGMRSKVDGWVEGAAAYLVTNYSSEITTIITDTVERWDAEETSRKIELQVGRDLQFIRINGTVVGALAGLVIYSIATAIF, from the coding sequence GTGGAGCAAACAACCCTCGCCGACCCACCCGGTGGCCTGGCCGACGAGCAGGCCAAACGGCGCGGGCTGCGCAAGATGAAACTGGTCGCCCTGTCCTTCCTGGTCGGGGCGACGGTCGTGTTCGCGCTGACCAGCTGGGCCGAGGCCGCCGGCTGGTCCGGCTGGGTCGGGTACGTCCGGGCCGCTGCGGAGGCCGGCATGGTCGGCGCGCTGGCCGACTGGTTCGCCGTGACCGCGCTGTTCCGGCATCCGCTTCGGATCCCGATCCCGCACACCGCGATCATCCCGCACAAGAAGAACGCGCTGGGCAGCAGCCTGGGCGACTTCGTGGGCGCGAACTTCCTGTCCGAGCAGGTGGTGCGGGACAAGCTGCGCCGGGCGGAGATCTCCCGACGGCTGGGGGAGTGGCTGTCCCAGCCCGACAACGCCGAGCGCGTCACCTCCGAACTGGCGACGGTCGTGCGCGGCCTGGTCACGGTGCTCCGCGACGAGGACGTGCAGGCCGTGATGGAGCAGGCCGTCGTGCGCCGGGTGGTCGACCAGCCGTGGGGGCCGCCGCTGGGCAAGTTGCTCGAGCAGGTCTTCGCCGACGGCGCGCACTACAAGCTCGTGGACCTGATGTGTGACCGCTCGTACGAGTGGGTGCGTGACAACCACGCCACCGTGCTGCGCGTCGTGTCCGAACGCGCGCCGACCTGGTCGCCGAAGTTCGTGGACGCGATGCTGGCGGACAAGGTGTACGGCGAGGTGCTGTCGTTCGCGTGGGCGGTGAAGACGGACGTGAACCACCCGATGCGGCTGGCGCTGGACAAGTTCCTCGGCGAGTTCGCGCAGGACCTGCAGAAGGACGCCGACACCATGGCGCGCGCGGAGCAGGTCAAGCAGCAGATCCTCGAGCACCCGGACGTGCAGAAGCTGATCGGCTCGGCGTGGACCACCGCGAAGGGCATGCTCCTGGCCGCGGCCGAGGACCCGTCGAGCGAGCTGCGCCGCCGGGTGCGCGAAGGCCTGTGCTCGCTGGGCGAGCGCCTCATCACCGACGAGGGTATGCGGTCCAAAGTGGACGGCTGGGTCGAGGGCGCGGCGGCGTACCTGGTCACCAACTACTCGAGCGAGATCACCACGATCATCACCGACACCGTGGAACGGTGGGACGCCGAGGAGACCTCCCGCAAGATCGAGCTACAGGTCGGCCGGGACCTGCAGTTCATCCGCATCAACGGCACTGTCGTCGGCGCGCTCGCGGGCCTGGTGATCTACTCGATCGCGACCGCGATCTTCTAG
- a CDS encoding multicopper oxidase family protein has product MTEVIVQPTQVTAPDFGLTKFLDPLRIPSVIGPHLWWRQEEITVRARRTQVRLHSQLPETEVWAYEGEFPGPTIEVRSGKRLRVAWTNDVDGRMPLVAVQGPIAQAPGNVPGGYRDAQGNLLPGFSIIDGVADLPAWQVVHLHGAMTNGGNDGWAHNAILQDHAQLTEYPNGQQSTTMWYHDHAMAVTRFNVHAGLAGMYLIRDAEEDALDLPHGRHEIPLILCDRNLDTDPVTGALTGRLLYKIAVAPSGAPIPFTGPFNLVNGVIWPHLEVDTRWYRFRVLNASNARFYQLNLVDEAGVKHNEAVRIIGTDGGLLPAPAELPTAGLTLAPAERADVLIDFSRFAGKRLRLTDTSVPGPTEPDLLEFRVEDSARHDPFRLPERLSRSYVRLQHGTTVPEDHDHVFVGLVPPGTAGEAHPQMWELRELTEAPPTLPAPGILQLKDPSTGAVRTFEKVASLFDDTTTFFIDHGRWAIWNLIHLGGPTHPIHIHLTQFQLLTRKQFPLVQGNVAGFDVAAGGTTAPLEAPPDGRPIEKYEEGWKDTFQVQAGEWVTVAGHFEGATGEFMYHCHILDHEDEGMMRPFVVHPPEVAKFHLHPGGSGHGGH; this is encoded by the coding sequence ATGACTGAGGTCATCGTCCAGCCGACGCAGGTCACCGCACCTGACTTCGGTCTCACCAAGTTCCTCGACCCGCTGCGCATCCCGTCGGTCATCGGACCGCATCTGTGGTGGCGCCAGGAGGAGATCACCGTCCGGGCCCGCCGCACGCAGGTCCGGCTGCACTCGCAACTGCCCGAGACGGAGGTCTGGGCCTACGAGGGGGAGTTTCCCGGACCGACCATCGAAGTCCGCAGCGGCAAGCGGTTGCGGGTCGCGTGGACCAACGACGTCGACGGCCGCATGCCGCTGGTCGCCGTGCAGGGGCCGATCGCGCAGGCGCCGGGCAACGTGCCCGGCGGCTACCGCGACGCCCAGGGCAACCTGCTGCCCGGCTTCTCGATCATCGACGGCGTGGCCGACTTGCCTGCGTGGCAGGTGGTGCACCTGCACGGCGCGATGACGAACGGCGGCAACGACGGCTGGGCGCACAATGCGATCCTGCAGGATCACGCGCAGCTGACCGAGTATCCGAACGGCCAGCAGTCGACGACGATGTGGTACCACGACCACGCCATGGCCGTGACCCGCTTCAACGTCCACGCGGGCCTGGCCGGGATGTACCTGATCCGAGACGCCGAGGAGGACGCGCTCGACCTGCCACACGGCAGGCATGAGATCCCGCTGATCCTGTGTGACCGCAACCTCGACACCGATCCGGTCACCGGCGCGCTCACCGGCCGGCTGCTGTACAAGATCGCCGTCGCGCCCAGCGGGGCGCCGATCCCGTTCACCGGTCCGTTCAACCTCGTCAACGGGGTCATCTGGCCGCACCTCGAAGTGGACACGCGCTGGTACCGGTTCCGCGTGCTCAATGCGTCCAACGCGCGCTTCTACCAGCTCAACCTGGTCGACGAGGCGGGCGTGAAGCACAACGAGGCAGTCCGGATCATCGGCACCGACGGCGGCCTGCTGCCGGCGCCGGCCGAACTGCCCACGGCGGGCCTGACGCTCGCCCCGGCCGAGCGGGCGGACGTGCTGATCGACTTCAGCCGCTTCGCAGGCAAGCGGTTACGGCTGACGGACACGAGCGTGCCGGGCCCGACCGAGCCGGACCTGCTGGAGTTCCGGGTCGAGGACTCGGCGCGGCACGACCCGTTCCGGCTGCCGGAGCGGCTCTCGAGGTCGTACGTCCGGCTGCAGCACGGCACGACGGTGCCCGAGGACCACGACCACGTGTTCGTCGGGCTGGTACCGCCGGGCACGGCGGGTGAGGCGCATCCGCAGATGTGGGAGCTGCGCGAACTCACCGAGGCGCCGCCCACGCTGCCCGCACCGGGGATCCTGCAGCTCAAGGACCCCTCGACCGGCGCGGTGCGGACGTTCGAGAAGGTCGCGAGCCTGTTCGACGACACGACCACGTTCTTCATCGACCACGGCCGGTGGGCCATCTGGAACCTGATCCACCTCGGCGGTCCCACCCACCCGATCCACATCCACCTGACGCAGTTCCAACTGCTGACGCGGAAGCAGTTCCCGCTGGTGCAGGGCAACGTGGCCGGTTTCGACGTGGCGGCCGGCGGTACTACCGCGCCGCTGGAGGCGCCGCCGGACGGGCGGCCGATCGAGAAGTACGAGGAGGGCTGGAAGGACACCTTCCAGGTCCAGGCCGGTGAGTGGGTGACGGTCGCCGGGCACTTCGAGGGGGCGACCGGCGAGTTCATGTACCACTGCCACATCCTCGACCACGAGGACGAGGGCATGATGCGGCCGTTCGTCGTGCACCCGCCCGAGGTCGCGAAGTTCCACCTGCACCCGGGAGGTTCGGGCCACGGCGGGCACTGA
- a CDS encoding CGNR zinc finger domain-containing protein — MTGPSADASLVVDFLNTLDVDEDTDVLRQAATWRQWAAERRLAADTLHEARVAREALRAAVGDPDAEAKPLTVSVQIELAADAPALTAPGAVGAVLAAATRLAVLGEWDRVKICPADDCRWAFFDQSRNRSRTWCSMRVCGNRQKARSWRERN; from the coding sequence GTGACCGGCCCATCCGCGGATGCCTCGCTCGTCGTGGACTTCCTCAACACCCTCGACGTGGACGAGGACACCGACGTGCTGCGTCAGGCCGCGACCTGGCGTCAGTGGGCCGCAGAGCGCCGGCTCGCCGCGGACACCCTGCACGAGGCTCGTGTCGCCCGCGAAGCACTGCGTGCGGCGGTCGGCGACCCCGACGCCGAAGCCAAGCCACTCACGGTTTCCGTCCAGATCGAACTCGCGGCCGACGCTCCGGCCCTGACCGCGCCGGGAGCGGTCGGCGCCGTACTGGCCGCCGCCACCCGGCTGGCCGTGCTCGGCGAATGGGACCGGGTCAAGATCTGCCCGGCGGACGACTGCCGGTGGGCCTTCTTCGACCAGTCGCGCAACCGCTCGCGGACCTGGTGCTCGATGCGCGTCTGCGGGAATCGCCAGAAGGCCCGGTCATGGCGTGAGCGAAACTGA
- a CDS encoding SDR family NAD(P)-dependent oxidoreductase produces the protein MRVALVTGASRGIGAASARRLAKDGMAVAINSYPDGDMLAHAKEVAEDIRSSGGEAAVFAADITDADAVDEMFSDCEQQLGPVSALVLNAAATGRLPWDEISEAAWDKVSEVNLKGAFLCCRRAFGGAHGQDGGAIVTISSVQAKLGAPQSLHYTTTKAGILGFTRALARELGSRGIRVNAVMPGAIQTEEELESFPDQEDVSRRVLDNQMLQRRGLADDIAGTVSFLLSPDSGFMTGQTLCVDGGWVLL, from the coding sequence ATGCGCGTAGCACTGGTGACCGGCGCGTCCCGCGGGATCGGCGCCGCTTCGGCCCGCCGCCTGGCCAAGGACGGCATGGCCGTCGCGATCAACAGCTATCCCGACGGCGATATGCTGGCGCACGCCAAGGAGGTCGCCGAGGACATCCGGTCCTCGGGGGGCGAGGCGGCCGTCTTCGCGGCGGACATAACCGACGCCGACGCGGTCGACGAGATGTTCAGCGACTGCGAACAGCAGCTCGGACCGGTCAGCGCGCTCGTCCTCAACGCCGCCGCCACCGGGCGGCTGCCGTGGGACGAGATCAGCGAAGCGGCCTGGGACAAGGTGTCCGAGGTGAACCTCAAGGGTGCGTTCCTGTGCTGCCGCCGGGCTTTCGGCGGCGCGCACGGGCAGGACGGCGGCGCGATCGTCACCATCAGCAGCGTGCAGGCGAAGCTCGGCGCCCCCCAGTCACTGCACTACACGACGACGAAGGCCGGCATCCTCGGCTTCACCCGCGCGCTCGCCCGCGAGCTGGGCTCCCGCGGCATCCGGGTCAACGCCGTCATGCCGGGCGCGATCCAGACCGAGGAGGAGCTGGAGTCGTTCCCCGACCAGGAGGACGTGAGCCGGCGCGTGCTGGACAACCAGATGCTGCAACGCCGCGGCCTGGCCGACGACATCGCCGGCACGGTCAGCTTCCTGCTCAGCCCGGACAGCGGGTTCATGACCGGGCAGACCCTGTGCGTCGACGGCGGGTGGGTGCTGCTCTAG
- a CDS encoding helix-turn-helix domain-containing protein yields MTEATDLAARAGDRDPRVGLRAVAALRRLLEQLEAVQVRSARVQGWSWQEIAAELGVSRQAVHKKHGGN; encoded by the coding sequence ATGACTGAGGCAACCGACCTGGCCGCCCGCGCGGGCGATCGCGACCCCCGGGTGGGGCTGCGGGCCGTCGCCGCCCTGCGCCGGCTGCTGGAGCAACTCGAGGCCGTGCAGGTGCGCAGCGCGCGTGTGCAGGGCTGGTCCTGGCAGGAGATCGCCGCCGAGCTCGGGGTGAGCCGGCAGGCCGTGCACAAGAAACACGGAGGCAACTGA
- a CDS encoding RNA polymerase sigma factor: MAELDFGELLSRAAEGDEVAWRILVRALSALVLRIARSYRLGEADAFDVCQSTWLKLAQLPTGLRDPARLPSWLATTARRQALRILTARRREIPCADQEPHDAERSPEAATLTVERDRVLWQTIERLPERHRELMHLLADPAGLTHVEIAAKLGVAPGTIGPLRRRALDRLRRALEAQGYDHA; this comes from the coding sequence ATGGCAGAACTCGATTTCGGCGAGTTGCTCAGCCGGGCGGCGGAGGGTGACGAGGTGGCGTGGCGCATTCTCGTGCGCGCGCTTTCCGCCCTGGTGCTGAGGATCGCCCGGTCCTACCGGCTGGGTGAGGCCGACGCTTTCGACGTCTGTCAGAGCACCTGGCTGAAGCTCGCGCAACTGCCCACCGGCCTGCGTGACCCGGCGCGCCTTCCATCCTGGCTCGCGACGACGGCGCGGCGCCAGGCGCTGCGGATCCTGACCGCGCGCCGCCGCGAGATTCCCTGCGCCGACCAGGAACCGCATGACGCGGAGCGGTCGCCGGAGGCCGCGACGCTGACCGTGGAACGGGACCGTGTGCTGTGGCAGACGATCGAGCGCCTGCCGGAACGGCACCGCGAGCTGATGCACCTGCTCGCGGACCCCGCAGGGCTCACCCACGTGGAGATCGCGGCGAAACTGGGCGTCGCGCCCGGCACGATCGGCCCGCTCCGCCGCCGTGCGCTCGACCGGCTCCGCCGTGCCCTGGAGGCGCAGGGCTACGACCACGCCTGA
- a CDS encoding VOC family protein — MSEIPTFRCVVLDCPDPRALADFYAALLDWGEPEADPDGHWVDLPGPGGVKISFQCVENYRPPQWPGQDVPQQLHLDLGVTDLVAGRERALSVGAKLLDDRGTTFHVYADPVGHPFCLCAC; from the coding sequence ATGAGTGAGATCCCGACCTTCCGCTGCGTCGTCCTCGACTGCCCCGATCCGCGAGCGCTCGCGGATTTCTACGCCGCGCTGCTCGACTGGGGCGAGCCCGAGGCGGATCCCGACGGGCACTGGGTCGATCTGCCCGGCCCGGGCGGCGTGAAGATCTCCTTCCAGTGTGTCGAGAACTACCGCCCCCCGCAGTGGCCGGGGCAGGACGTGCCGCAGCAGTTGCACCTCGATCTGGGCGTCACCGACCTCGTCGCCGGCCGGGAGCGGGCGCTTTCGGTGGGCGCGAAACTGCTCGACGACCGGGGCACGACCTTCCACGTCTACGCCGATCCCGTGGGACATCCGTTCTGCCTTTGTGCCTGCTGA
- the yczE gene encoding membrane protein YczE, whose product MASIELDPVRVSVSPVRRFPQLLLGLALYGASMAMMTRAGLGLDPWDVLHDGLTRRTGLTFGTVVAIASAGVLLLWIPLRQRPGIGTVLNVVVISVTVDLVRAVLPPQHSLWSQIPLLAGGIVLNGLATAAYVGTRLGPGPRDGLMTGLSARTGLSVRLTRTGLEVAVLVAGWLLGGSVGVGTVLYAAAIGPLTQAFLPFVVWRHPAMKS is encoded by the coding sequence GTGGCTTCAATCGAACTCGATCCGGTGCGGGTGAGCGTCAGTCCCGTGCGCCGGTTCCCCCAACTGCTACTGGGGCTTGCGCTGTACGGCGCCAGCATGGCGATGATGACCAGGGCGGGCCTCGGTCTCGATCCGTGGGACGTACTGCACGACGGCCTCACCAGGCGCACCGGGCTCACGTTCGGCACGGTCGTCGCGATCGCGTCGGCCGGCGTGCTCCTGCTCTGGATCCCGCTGCGGCAGCGGCCGGGAATCGGCACCGTGCTCAACGTCGTCGTCATCTCGGTCACCGTCGACCTCGTGCGCGCGGTACTGCCGCCGCAACACAGCCTCTGGTCGCAGATCCCACTGCTGGCCGGCGGCATCGTCCTCAACGGCCTGGCCACCGCCGCTTACGTCGGGACCCGCCTCGGGCCCGGCCCGCGCGACGGCCTGATGACGGGCCTGAGCGCACGGACCGGGCTGTCGGTCCGGCTGACCCGCACCGGGCTCGAGGTCGCCGTACTGGTGGCGGGCTGGCTGCTGGGCGGGAGCGTCGGAGTGGGGACGGTGCTCTACGCCGCCGCGATCGGCCCGCTCACGCAAGCGTTTCTGCCGTTCGTTGTGTGGCGCCATCCGGCCATGAAGAGCTGA
- a CDS encoding Clp protease N-terminal domain-containing protein encodes MFERFTGDAREVVVEAQRDAAEVGAAEITSLHLLAAMMRAPESKASRLLTSLGVSVDDVAAEAGRVRRRGGISEADAEALGEFGIDVERIIDRIEEVHGPSALAGTGRSAKRKHIPFADDSKKTLELTIKEVVRAGGKELGSEHILVALTVLRGPAADVLARFDVDAPRLRQALS; translated from the coding sequence ATGTTCGAGAGGTTCACCGGGGATGCCCGCGAGGTCGTCGTCGAGGCGCAGCGCGACGCGGCGGAAGTCGGCGCTGCCGAGATCACGTCCCTGCACCTGCTGGCCGCGATGATGCGGGCGCCGGAGAGCAAGGCGTCACGGCTGCTGACCAGCCTCGGCGTGTCGGTCGACGACGTCGCCGCCGAGGCGGGTCGCGTCCGTCGCCGCGGCGGTATCAGCGAGGCCGACGCCGAGGCGCTGGGCGAGTTCGGCATCGATGTCGAACGGATCATCGACCGGATCGAGGAGGTCCACGGCCCGTCGGCACTGGCGGGTACCGGCCGGAGCGCGAAACGCAAGCACATCCCCTTCGCGGACGACTCGAAGAAGACCTTGGAGCTGACGATCAAGGAAGTGGTGCGGGCGGGCGGGAAGGAGCTGGGGTCCGAGCACATCCTGGTCGCGCTGACCGTCCTGCGCGGCCCCGCCGCCGACGTGCTGGCCCGCTTCGACGTGGATGCCCCCAGGCTGCGACAGGCGCTCTCCTGA
- a CDS encoding SMP-30/gluconolactonase/LRE family protein produces the protein MAGPSPCEVVIEASPVSTAKAELGESPLWAEGVGLRWLDVAGQRLHTLDPDGTHSCVGLSTRVTAVELGPGAELLAVTTNGFGWLDAESGRVEQFADVVAAPVSMNDGGIDAKGRCWAGSAVRDGSRRGALYRLDGNGVTTHLEKLAMSNGIDWSPAGDELYHVDSTAGTVTAWEFHLDSGELDMPRLVRRLPDGPCLPDGLTVDESGDIWLAVWGSGQVWCIDPETGETTAVVRVPATCPTSCAFGGPNLSTLYITTADTDGTGGLLYAAPVPARGLLPHRFSGGVPCA, from the coding sequence TTGGCCGGACCGTCTCCCTGCGAAGTCGTGATCGAGGCCAGTCCTGTTTCAACGGCGAAGGCCGAGCTGGGCGAGTCGCCCCTCTGGGCCGAGGGGGTCGGCCTGCGCTGGCTCGACGTTGCCGGGCAGCGGCTGCACACTCTCGATCCCGACGGCACGCACAGCTGCGTCGGGCTTTCCACCCGGGTGACAGCCGTGGAACTGGGCCCGGGCGCGGAACTGCTGGCCGTCACGACGAACGGCTTCGGCTGGCTGGACGCGGAATCCGGCCGGGTCGAGCAGTTCGCAGATGTCGTGGCGGCACCGGTTTCGATGAACGACGGCGGTATCGACGCGAAAGGCCGTTGCTGGGCCGGATCCGCCGTCCGCGACGGCAGCCGGCGTGGGGCGTTGTACCGCCTCGACGGCAACGGAGTCACGACACATCTGGAAAAGCTCGCCATGTCCAACGGCATCGACTGGTCCCCGGCGGGAGACGAGCTCTACCACGTCGACAGCACGGCCGGAACCGTCACGGCCTGGGAGTTCCACCTCGACTCGGGCGAGCTCGACATGCCACGGCTGGTGCGGCGTCTGCCCGACGGGCCCTGCCTGCCCGACGGCCTGACGGTCGATGAGAGCGGTGACATCTGGCTCGCGGTCTGGGGATCGGGCCAGGTGTGGTGCATCGACCCGGAGACCGGCGAGACGACTGCGGTCGTCCGAGTGCCTGCGACCTGCCCGACGAGCTGCGCCTTCGGCGGCCCCAACCTGTCCACCCTGTACATCACGACTGCCGACACCGATGGCACCGGCGGCCTGCTCTATGCCGCCCCGGTACCCGCCCGCGGTCTTCTTCCCCATCGCTTCTCCGGAGGTGTCCCATGCGCGTAG
- a CDS encoding pyridoxal phosphate-dependent aminotransferase, with the protein MRVPALVPRLRPFTSTIFAEMTALAVRTESINLGQGFPDTDGPAGMLEAAKNALYGGANQYPPGPGRPELRAAIARHRARYGLEYDPDTEILVTAGATEAITAAVLALTEPGDEVIVIEPYYDSYPAAVAMAGATRRVVSLVEGADGRFLLDVPALRAAVTPATRAILVNSPHNPTGTVFTEAELSAIAELCVKNDIIAITDEVYEHLVYDDAEHRPLADFPGMRSRTVSISSAGKTFNCTGWKIGWVCSTPELVAAVKAAKQFITFVSGGPLQPAVAHALDNELAWVDGLRESLAVKRDRLSAGLVEAGFTVHPSLGTYFVCADVRPLGYSDATQLAWQLPERVGVVAVPVSVFTDHPDEWKHLLRFAFCKRDEVLDEGITRLHKLR; encoded by the coding sequence ATGCGCGTACCAGCTCTCGTTCCTCGCCTGCGACCCTTCACCTCGACCATCTTCGCCGAGATGACGGCGCTCGCGGTCCGCACCGAATCGATCAACCTAGGCCAGGGCTTCCCGGACACCGACGGTCCCGCGGGCATGCTCGAAGCCGCGAAGAACGCCTTGTACGGCGGGGCGAACCAGTACCCACCAGGTCCGGGCCGTCCCGAACTCCGGGCGGCGATCGCACGGCATCGGGCGCGCTACGGGCTCGAGTACGACCCGGACACCGAGATCCTCGTCACGGCCGGCGCCACGGAGGCCATCACCGCGGCCGTGCTCGCCCTGACCGAGCCGGGCGACGAGGTGATCGTGATCGAGCCGTACTACGACTCGTATCCGGCGGCGGTCGCGATGGCGGGCGCGACGCGGCGGGTGGTCTCCCTCGTCGAAGGCGCGGACGGCCGGTTCCTGCTCGACGTGCCCGCGCTGCGGGCCGCGGTCACGCCCGCGACGAGGGCGATCCTGGTCAACTCCCCGCACAACCCGACGGGCACGGTGTTCACCGAGGCCGAACTGTCGGCGATCGCGGAACTGTGCGTGAAGAACGACATCATCGCGATCACCGACGAGGTGTACGAGCACCTCGTGTACGACGACGCCGAGCACCGTCCGCTGGCCGACTTCCCGGGCATGCGCAGCCGGACGGTGTCGATCTCGAGTGCGGGCAAGACGTTCAACTGCACGGGCTGGAAGATCGGCTGGGTCTGCTCGACGCCCGAACTGGTCGCAGCGGTGAAGGCGGCGAAGCAGTTCATCACCTTCGTGTCGGGCGGACCGTTGCAACCGGCGGTCGCGCACGCGCTGGACAACGAGCTGGCCTGGGTCGACGGGCTCCGGGAGTCACTGGCGGTCAAACGCGACCGGTTGTCGGCCGGGCTGGTGGAGGCCGGGTTCACCGTGCATCCGAGCTTGGGCACCTACTTCGTCTGCGCGGACGTCCGGCCGTTGGGCTATTCGGACGCCACCCAGCTCGCGTGGCAGCTGCCCGAACGCGTCGGGGTGGTGGCCGTTCCGGTCAGTGTCTTCACGGATCACCCGGACGAGTGGAAGCACCTACTGCGGTTCGCTTTCTGTAAGCGGGACGAAGTGCTCGACGAGGGCATCACGCGACTGCACAAGCTGCGCTGA
- the yczR gene encoding MocR-like transcription factor YczR has product MNTYGGRISGQRLATLLGSWRRGSRQGAVALASAIELQVLDGHLPVGTQLPAERELAEALGASRTLIGAALDRLRENGLVASRRGAGSWVTSPRSEGSAPIYPTETEDIDLVCASAPAVPGMINAVDAARRLLVDELGGTGYGERGLLVLRERLAQRYTERGLPTSPAQIMITNGAHHAFVLALRMLANPGDRVLVEQPTYPNTLEAIRAAHALPVPVALGEDGWDFEGIEAALRQAAPRLAYLILDFHNPTGLRMDDAGRERLAALLTKARTSVVVDETLVELDFTNAVAPRPFAAGDWSILVGTSSKSHWGGLRIGWMRASEDVLARLSSARFGLDLGSPVFEQLVLSELLADPEPLRRRREGIRQQRDALADAVRAYCPEWTFRFPGGGFWLWCKLPEPMSTRLAVAAASRGVLLAPGSRFGAHGGLERWIRLPFSQPPDRLDEAMRRISLAAESVRGGTQAVPVT; this is encoded by the coding sequence ATGAACACCTACGGCGGGCGGATATCGGGCCAACGGTTGGCCACCTTGCTGGGATCGTGGCGCCGTGGCTCCCGGCAGGGGGCGGTCGCGCTCGCCTCGGCCATCGAGCTCCAGGTGCTCGACGGTCACCTGCCCGTCGGCACCCAGCTGCCGGCGGAACGCGAGCTCGCCGAGGCGCTCGGCGCGAGCCGCACGCTGATCGGCGCGGCGCTGGACCGGTTGCGCGAGAACGGTTTGGTCGCGAGTCGCCGCGGCGCCGGGTCGTGGGTCACGTCGCCGCGCAGCGAGGGCTCGGCGCCGATCTACCCGACGGAAACCGAGGACATCGACCTGGTCTGCGCCTCGGCGCCCGCGGTCCCCGGCATGATCAATGCCGTCGACGCCGCGCGGCGGCTGCTGGTCGACGAGCTCGGCGGCACGGGCTACGGCGAGCGCGGTCTGCTCGTGCTGCGGGAGCGGCTCGCGCAGCGCTACACCGAGCGTGGCCTGCCGACGTCGCCGGCGCAGATCATGATCACCAACGGCGCGCATCACGCGTTCGTGCTGGCACTGCGGATGCTCGCCAATCCCGGGGACCGGGTGCTCGTCGAGCAACCGACGTATCCGAACACGCTGGAAGCCATCCGCGCCGCGCACGCACTGCCCGTACCCGTCGCGCTCGGCGAGGACGGGTGGGACTTCGAGGGCATCGAAGCGGCGCTGCGGCAGGCGGCGCCGCGGCTGGCGTACCTGATCCTCGACTTCCACAACCCGACCGGCCTGCGCATGGACGACGCGGGCCGGGAACGGCTCGCGGCGCTGCTGACGAAGGCGCGGACATCGGTGGTCGTCGACGAGACGCTCGTCGAGCTGGACTTCACGAATGCTGTCGCGCCAAGGCCTTTCGCCGCCGGGGACTGGTCGATCCTCGTCGGCACGTCGTCGAAATCGCACTGGGGCGGGTTGCGCATCGGCTGGATGCGCGCGTCGGAGGACGTGCTGGCGCGCCTGTCCTCGGCGCGGTTCGGGCTCGACCTCGGCTCGCCGGTGTTCGAGCAACTGGTGCTTTCGGAGCTGCTCGCCGATCCGGAGCCGTTGCGCCGCCGGCGCGAAGGCATTCGGCAGCAACGGGATGCGCTCGCCGACGCCGTCCGCGCCTACTGTCCAGAGTGGACATTCCGGTTCCCCGGCGGTGGTTTTTGGTTGTGGTGCAAGCTTCCGGAGCCGATGAGCACCCGGCTGGCGGTCGCCGCGGCGAGCCGCGGCGTGCTGCTGGCGCCGGGCTCGCGCTTCGGCGCCCACGGCGGCCTCGAACGCTGGATCCGCCTGCCGTTCTCGCAACCGCCCGACCGCCTCGACGAGGCGATGCGGCGCATCAGCCTCGCCGCGGAATCAGTCCGAGGCGGCACGCAGGCCGTCCCCGTGACATGA